Proteins co-encoded in one Acidobacteriota bacterium genomic window:
- a CDS encoding uracil-DNA glycosylase: MTKKSAAEIREDLKAHVDFLAEAGAGFVLRRPGEEPRRGTYRPPAGTAARASSRPAAPAAPSARRGTGLQPAPAAAAAPAPSPASLAGRPPQTDAERAALEEIERQVRACTRCALHRFRTKAVPGEGNPSAELMFIGEGPGRDEDLQGRPFVGRAGQLLRRIIAAMTFREDEVYIANMVKCRPPENRVPHGDEIEACSPYLVRQIELIRPKAIVTLGKTPTDFFAPGREGMTARRGRFGEYRGIPVMPTFHPSYLVRNENNRELRRMVWEDMQKVMALLGRK, encoded by the coding sequence TTGACAAAAAAAAGCGCCGCTGAGATCCGCGAGGACCTCAAGGCCCACGTCGACTTCCTGGCCGAGGCCGGGGCCGGGTTCGTGCTGCGCCGGCCCGGTGAGGAGCCGCGCCGCGGGACGTACCGGCCCCCGGCCGGGACCGCGGCCCGGGCGTCGTCCCGGCCGGCCGCGCCGGCGGCTCCTTCGGCCCGCCGCGGGACGGGGCTCCAGCCGGCTCCGGCCGCCGCCGCCGCTCCCGCGCCTTCCCCGGCCTCCCTGGCCGGCCGGCCGCCGCAGACGGACGCCGAGCGGGCGGCCCTCGAGGAGATCGAGCGGCAGGTCCGGGCCTGCACGCGCTGCGCCCTCCACCGGTTCCGGACGAAGGCCGTGCCCGGCGAGGGCAATCCCTCGGCCGAGCTTATGTTCATTGGCGAGGGTCCAGGCCGCGACGAAGACCTCCAGGGCCGGCCGTTCGTCGGAAGGGCCGGGCAGCTGCTGCGCCGGATCATCGCCGCCATGACCTTCCGCGAGGACGAGGTCTACATCGCCAACATGGTCAAGTGCCGGCCGCCGGAGAACCGCGTCCCCCACGGCGACGAGATCGAGGCCTGCTCGCCCTATCTCGTCCGCCAGATCGAGCTCATCCGGCCGAAGGCCATCGTCACCCTGGGCAAGACCCCGACGGACTTCTTCGCGCCCGGCCGCGAGGGCATGACGGCCCGGCGCGGCCGCTTCGGGGAATACCGCGGCATCCCGGTCATGCCGACGTTCCACCCGTCCTACCTCGTCCGGAACGAGAACAACCGCGAGCTCCGGCGGATGGTCTGGGAGGACATGCAGAAGGTCATGGCCCTGCTCGGCAGAAAATGA
- a CDS encoding phosphoglucomutase/phosphomannomutase family protein, producing MIIRFGTSGWRGVMGEDFTFHNVRVVIQAAANYLKGRYGDAPVAVVVGYDTRFLSDRYAFEAAKLLARNGIQVLLADRDAPSQALACQIIKRKCQGGINFTASFNPPRYNGLKFNGAAGAPAMPEVTDAIEAEVRRLMPRFSGLTTHLIDADISRIDLQADYLAHLQSRIDFDAMRRAGLKVAADPLYGTSREYLDEILEENGIEVEGLHGYVDPYFGGVSPSCTEENLAELKAHVVATGCRVGLATDADGDRFGIIDEQGGFVHPNIILALLLRYLVEVKGWRGGVARSFTTTHLLDRIARRHDLPLTETKVGFKYMADLYLKGQIMFGGEESACIAVRDHLPEKDGIFAGLLVAEMIAATGRSLGALREELVRDYGTLTGGQRTLPLTPERAKKLKALVQEPPSKLGRRKVEAAETLDGLRLNFGQGRWVVLRQSGTEPVIRCYAEAESGDEVAAILKKGIEAVR from the coding sequence ATGATCATCCGTTTCGGCACATCCGGCTGGCGCGGGGTGATGGGCGAGGACTTCACCTTCCACAACGTCCGCGTCGTCATCCAGGCGGCCGCCAACTACCTCAAGGGCCGCTACGGCGACGCCCCGGTCGCCGTGGTCGTCGGCTACGACACGCGGTTCCTCTCGGACCGCTACGCGTTCGAGGCGGCCAAGCTCCTGGCCCGCAACGGGATCCAGGTCCTCCTGGCCGACCGCGACGCGCCCTCCCAGGCCCTGGCCTGCCAGATTATCAAGAGAAAATGCCAGGGCGGCATCAATTTTACCGCCTCGTTCAACCCGCCCCGCTACAACGGCCTCAAGTTCAACGGGGCCGCGGGCGCTCCGGCCATGCCCGAAGTGACCGACGCCATCGAAGCCGAGGTCCGCCGGCTGATGCCCCGCTTTTCCGGCCTGACCACGCATCTCATCGACGCCGACATCTCCCGCATCGACCTCCAGGCCGACTACCTGGCCCATCTGCAGAGCCGGATCGACTTCGACGCCATGCGCCGGGCCGGCCTCAAGGTCGCCGCCGACCCGCTCTACGGCACTAGCCGCGAGTACCTGGACGAGATCCTCGAGGAGAACGGGATCGAGGTCGAGGGCCTCCACGGCTACGTCGATCCCTACTTCGGCGGGGTCAGCCCTTCCTGCACCGAGGAGAACCTGGCCGAGCTAAAGGCCCACGTCGTCGCGACCGGGTGCCGCGTCGGCCTGGCCACCGACGCCGACGGCGACCGCTTCGGCATCATCGACGAGCAGGGCGGCTTCGTCCACCCTAACATCATCCTGGCGCTGCTGCTGCGCTACCTCGTCGAGGTCAAGGGCTGGCGCGGCGGCGTGGCCCGGTCGTTCACGACCACCCATCTCCTCGACCGCATCGCCCGCCGGCACGACCTGCCGCTGACGGAGACGAAGGTCGGCTTCAAGTACATGGCCGACCTCTACCTCAAGGGCCAGATCATGTTCGGCGGCGAGGAGAGCGCCTGCATCGCCGTCAGGGACCACCTGCCCGAGAAGGACGGCATCTTCGCCGGCCTGCTGGTGGCCGAGATGATCGCCGCGACGGGCCGCAGCCTCGGGGCCCTGCGCGAGGAGCTCGTCCGGGACTACGGGACCCTGACCGGCGGCCAGCGGACGCTGCCCCTGACCCCGGAGCGGGCCAAGAAGCTCAAGGCGCTCGTCCAGGAACCGCCCTCGAAACTGGGACGGCGCAAGGTCGAGGCCGCGGAGACGCTCGACGGGCTCCGGCTGAACTTCGGCCAGGGCCGCTGGGTCGTCCTGCGCCAGTCGGGGACCGAGCCGGTGATCCGCTGCTACGCGGAGGCGGAGTCCGGCGACGAGGTCGCCGCGATCCTGAAGAAGGGGATCGAGGCGGTCCGGTGA
- the pilQ gene encoding type IV pilus secretin PilQ, with amino-acid sequence MKKRTLPAVLAGLCVLGLLGLNAQAPAPAVHISKIQVLPGALATRLVLETDGPLAVDRAYYPAETPRTLVLDIARASTAAAPALPSSGTGLVRDVQVEKAGADALRLLVRLAERVPARLVREAGRTVVELNGIQRGQAGYVIDAATQAELDRKAKSEIRLSRVDTAAGAESLSVTAALTGSVVTQVFALENPPRLVVDLFDTLLSTKSDVWPIDDPRSTVQRVRVAQFQTAGPRPITRMVFDLKEAGLYDLDSRGNGLVVSFFAAAAAAPAALVQPAPASAPAPVPAPARTEPARPEPAAPKVEPKPEPGAEAKAAAREVPVTTLCAPSSNPAPAPAAAPAPKAQQKAVVVDDKSVKFQPRTIAADEDKYSGEVLSLKLKDSDLRDVVLYLAEFAGLNVVFDPDVRGTVTVNLQLVPWDQALDIILKQNKMGKTIEGNILRVAPVSVLTREEEEQRRLKESKELSGPVTVKTITLSYSKAKDVNTLLRSKLSSRGEIIVDERTNTLLISEVRDKLELLEKLISVVDTPTPQVSIEARVVEASTTFVRNLGIQWGFNAEASQYYGNATNLQFPNSIQVDGAIIPQGTVTKGIGGPLGGYAVNLPAPSFNSALGLSFANVLDSFRVDVALSALETAGDGKIISRPSVVTQNNQQAEIIQGRQIPVQTVANFTVTTRYVNAALELRATPQITAEGTIIMNIEIQNNAADFANLVNGIPPITMQSAKTTVMVPDGGTTVIGGIYRTEDSVTRERTPFLNQIPILGTLFKNFARTKTSRELLIFITPRIIK; translated from the coding sequence ATGAAAAAGAGAACCCTTCCGGCCGTCCTCGCCGGGCTGTGCGTGCTCGGCCTCCTTGGCCTGAACGCCCAGGCGCCGGCCCCCGCCGTGCATATCAGCAAGATCCAGGTCCTGCCGGGCGCGCTCGCGACCAGGCTGGTCCTCGAGACCGACGGGCCGCTGGCCGTCGACCGGGCCTATTATCCGGCCGAGACGCCGCGGACGCTCGTCCTCGACATCGCCAGGGCCTCGACGGCCGCCGCGCCGGCCCTCCCCTCCTCCGGGACCGGGCTCGTGCGGGACGTCCAGGTCGAGAAGGCCGGGGCCGACGCGCTCCGCCTCCTCGTCCGTCTGGCCGAGCGCGTGCCGGCCCGGCTCGTCCGGGAAGCCGGACGGACCGTGGTCGAGCTCAACGGCATCCAGAGGGGCCAGGCCGGCTACGTCATCGACGCCGCGACGCAGGCCGAGCTCGACCGCAAGGCCAAGAGCGAGATCCGGCTCAGCCGGGTCGACACGGCCGCCGGCGCCGAATCGCTGTCGGTCACGGCCGCCCTGACCGGCTCGGTCGTCACCCAGGTCTTCGCCCTGGAGAACCCGCCGCGCCTGGTCGTCGACCTCTTCGATACGCTCCTCTCCACCAAGTCCGACGTCTGGCCGATCGACGACCCGCGCTCCACGGTCCAGCGGGTCCGGGTCGCCCAGTTCCAGACCGCCGGCCCGCGCCCCATCACCCGGATGGTCTTCGACCTCAAGGAGGCCGGCCTCTACGACCTGGATTCCCGCGGCAACGGCCTGGTCGTGTCCTTCTTCGCCGCCGCGGCCGCCGCGCCGGCCGCGCTGGTGCAGCCGGCCCCGGCCTCCGCGCCGGCCCCGGTGCCCGCGCCGGCCCGGACGGAGCCCGCCCGGCCCGAGCCCGCCGCCCCGAAGGTCGAGCCCAAGCCCGAGCCCGGGGCCGAGGCGAAGGCCGCGGCCAGGGAGGTCCCGGTGACGACGCTCTGCGCGCCGTCGTCGAACCCCGCTCCCGCCCCCGCCGCCGCGCCGGCCCCGAAGGCCCAGCAGAAAGCCGTCGTCGTCGACGACAAGTCGGTCAAGTTCCAGCCGAGGACGATCGCGGCCGACGAGGACAAGTACTCCGGCGAGGTCCTCAGCCTCAAGCTCAAGGATTCCGACCTCCGCGACGTCGTCCTTTACCTGGCCGAGTTCGCCGGCCTGAACGTCGTCTTCGATCCCGACGTCCGCGGCACGGTCACCGTCAACCTGCAGCTCGTCCCCTGGGACCAGGCCCTGGACATCATCCTCAAGCAGAACAAGATGGGCAAGACGATCGAGGGCAACATCCTGCGGGTCGCCCCCGTCTCGGTCCTGACGCGCGAGGAAGAGGAGCAGCGCCGGCTCAAGGAGAGCAAGGAGCTGTCCGGGCCGGTCACGGTCAAGACCATCACCCTGTCCTATTCCAAGGCCAAGGACGTGAACACCCTGCTGCGGTCCAAGCTCTCCAGCCGGGGCGAGATCATCGTCGACGAGCGGACCAACACGCTGCTCATCTCCGAGGTCCGCGACAAGCTCGAGCTGCTCGAGAAGCTCATCAGCGTCGTTGACACGCCGACGCCCCAGGTTTCCATCGAAGCCCGCGTGGTCGAGGCCTCGACCACGTTCGTCCGCAACCTGGGCATCCAGTGGGGCTTCAACGCGGAGGCGAGCCAGTATTACGGCAACGCCACCAACCTCCAGTTCCCCAACAGCATCCAGGTCGACGGCGCCATCATCCCGCAGGGCACCGTGACCAAGGGCATCGGCGGCCCTCTCGGCGGCTACGCCGTCAACCTGCCGGCCCCGTCCTTCAACTCGGCCCTCGGCCTGTCCTTCGCCAACGTCCTCGATTCCTTCCGGGTCGACGTCGCCCTGTCGGCCCTGGAGACGGCCGGCGACGGCAAGATCATCTCCCGGCCCTCCGTCGTCACCCAGAACAACCAGCAGGCCGAGATCATCCAGGGCCGCCAGATCCCCGTGCAGACCGTGGCCAACTTCACGGTGACGACCCGGTACGTCAACGCCGCCCTCGAGCTGCGGGCCACGCCGCAGATCACCGCCGAGGGGACGATCATCATGAACATCGAGATCCAGAACAACGCGGCCGACTTCGCCAACCTCGTCAACGGCATCCCGCCGATCACCATGCAGAGCGCCAAGACCACGGTCATGGTCCCCGACGGCGGCACGACGGTCATCGGCGGCATCTACCGGACGGAGGACTCGGTGACGCGGGAGCGCACGCCGTTCCTGAACCAGATCCCGATCCTGGGCACCCTGTTCAAGAACTTCGCCCGGACAAAGACCAGCCGGGAGCTGCTCATCTTCATCACGCCCCGGATCATCAAGTAA
- a CDS encoding septum formation initiator family protein has protein sequence MKKKILVLGGVCVLLIMVFTALFGKKGVMELRRSRRELAARAERIRALEVERDRLEAEIRRLETDPRAVEKPAREKLGLAAPGEKIVVDPAPPAGKK, from the coding sequence GTGAAAAAGAAGATCCTCGTTCTCGGCGGCGTCTGCGTTCTCCTGATCATGGTCTTCACGGCCCTGTTCGGCAAGAAGGGCGTCATGGAGCTGCGCCGGTCCCGCCGCGAGCTGGCCGCCCGGGCCGAGCGGATCCGGGCCCTAGAGGTCGAGCGGGACCGCCTCGAAGCGGAGATCCGCCGGCTCGAGACCGACCCGCGGGCCGTCGAGAAGCCGGCCCGGGAGAAGCTCGGCCTGGCCGCGCCCGGCGAGAAGATCGTCGTCGATCCCGCCCCGCCGGCCGGCAAGAAGTAG
- the priA gene encoding primosomal protein N', protein MTVFARVVFPLPLEQSFLYAVPEAFRAAARPGARVVAPLGARRQNGFIVAVTPEPPAEGVKVKELLQVLDDRPFRDERFLEFTGRLSAEFRSSWGEILQTALPPSLAVKTRVVVALTEAGRDALEKGGLGPKARVLARALAVAPKGLSPLALRRKLDGGDVSGLVSRMERTGLVAVEHKAGAAPRPVQAGESAAGAVQLGLAFPESLREAGALAPVERAIVDGRAGAWYLFGSDGPRRAAFQALVRRAVGAGGRVLFLQPEVAPSESLVSGFKADYGRQAVVFHGRMTGRQREEAWRTLRSGRAALASGTRSALFVETGPLRLVAVDGEQEESYAQAESPAYDARRGAVLRAGSEGAVAVLGSSRPTVEAMAEARRRGILIDVGREPRRPAATVVEHAGDAPIVSRELERRLRARLEKGEPAILFLNRRGYAAQIVCRKCGSVPRCPRCDVALVYHKADDRLICHYCDHAVDARRACARCGGELAVRRGAGTQAVEEELARLFPKVPVARFDADTASKPEDRERLLAEFARGKVPLLVGTQLLVHQPGVPKAGLVGVLRPEYLLGFSDYRASQKTFEAVSAMLEFVRDAEDAEAVVQTAGPVHFAIAAAAAGDYAAFYDREIEFRRVLGYPPFASLAEVVLQGRDVRSLGARSRELRALLQKNAPGLEVLGPAFAPVARIRDVSRVQFILKAADRAAIDRALDETLPKIRLKKTVTFSYSPFGDQGPCPEPGRREESPEN, encoded by the coding sequence ATGACGGTCTTCGCCCGGGTCGTCTTTCCGCTGCCCCTCGAGCAGTCCTTTCTCTACGCCGTCCCGGAGGCCTTCCGGGCCGCGGCCCGGCCCGGGGCGCGGGTGGTCGCGCCGCTCGGGGCCCGCCGGCAGAACGGCTTCATCGTCGCGGTCACGCCTGAGCCGCCGGCGGAGGGGGTCAAGGTCAAGGAGCTTCTCCAGGTCCTCGACGACCGGCCCTTCAGGGACGAGCGCTTCCTCGAGTTCACCGGCCGCCTGAGCGCCGAGTTCCGCTCCTCGTGGGGCGAGATCCTCCAGACGGCCCTGCCGCCTTCGCTCGCCGTCAAGACGCGGGTCGTCGTCGCCCTGACCGAGGCCGGGCGGGACGCGCTCGAGAAGGGCGGTCTGGGCCCGAAGGCCCGGGTCCTGGCCCGGGCCCTGGCGGTCGCGCCCAAGGGCCTGAGCCCGCTGGCCCTGCGGCGGAAGCTCGATGGCGGCGACGTCTCCGGCCTCGTTTCGCGGATGGAGAGGACCGGGCTCGTCGCGGTCGAGCACAAGGCCGGAGCGGCCCCGCGGCCCGTCCAGGCGGGGGAAAGCGCCGCCGGCGCGGTTCAACTGGGGCTGGCCTTCCCCGAGTCGCTCCGCGAGGCCGGCGCATTGGCACCGGTCGAGCGGGCGATCGTCGACGGCCGGGCCGGCGCCTGGTACCTCTTCGGCTCGGACGGACCGCGCCGGGCGGCTTTCCAGGCCCTGGTGCGGCGCGCCGTCGGGGCGGGCGGGCGCGTGCTCTTTCTCCAGCCCGAGGTGGCCCCCTCGGAGTCGCTCGTCTCCGGCTTCAAGGCCGATTACGGGCGACAGGCCGTCGTCTTCCACGGCCGGATGACCGGCCGGCAGCGTGAAGAGGCCTGGCGGACGCTCCGGAGCGGGCGGGCGGCCCTGGCGTCCGGCACGCGCTCGGCGCTCTTCGTCGAGACCGGGCCCCTGCGGCTGGTCGCCGTCGACGGCGAGCAGGAGGAATCATATGCCCAGGCCGAGAGCCCGGCCTACGACGCCCGCCGCGGCGCCGTGCTGCGGGCCGGGTCCGAAGGCGCAGTGGCCGTTCTCGGGTCGTCCCGGCCGACGGTCGAGGCCATGGCCGAGGCCCGGCGGCGCGGCATCCTGATCGACGTGGGGCGGGAGCCGCGGCGGCCCGCGGCGACCGTGGTCGAGCACGCCGGCGACGCCCCGATCGTCTCCCGCGAGCTCGAGCGCCGGCTCCGGGCGCGCCTGGAGAAGGGGGAGCCGGCCATCCTTTTCCTCAACCGCCGGGGCTACGCCGCCCAGATCGTCTGCCGGAAATGCGGCTCGGTCCCGCGCTGCCCCCGCTGCGACGTCGCCCTGGTCTACCACAAGGCCGACGACCGCCTGATCTGCCATTATTGCGATCACGCCGTGGACGCGCGCCGGGCCTGCGCCCGGTGCGGCGGCGAGCTGGCCGTCCGCCGGGGCGCGGGAACGCAGGCCGTCGAGGAAGAGCTGGCCCGGCTGTTTCCCAAGGTCCCGGTCGCCCGCTTCGACGCCGACACGGCCTCGAAGCCGGAGGACCGGGAGCGCCTCCTGGCCGAGTTCGCCAGGGGCAAGGTCCCGCTCCTCGTCGGGACCCAGCTCCTTGTCCACCAGCCCGGCGTGCCCAAGGCCGGCCTGGTCGGCGTCCTCCGGCCCGAATACCTCCTGGGCTTCTCCGACTACCGGGCGTCGCAGAAGACCTTCGAGGCCGTCTCGGCGATGCTCGAATTCGTCCGCGACGCCGAAGACGCGGAGGCCGTCGTCCAGACGGCCGGGCCCGTGCATTTCGCGATCGCGGCGGCGGCGGCCGGCGACTACGCGGCCTTCTACGACCGGGAGATCGAGTTCCGCCGGGTCCTTGGCTACCCGCCGTTCGCCAGCCTGGCCGAGGTCGTCCTGCAGGGGCGCGATGTCCGCTCCCTGGGGGCGAGGTCGCGCGAGCTTCGGGCGCTCCTTCAGAAGAACGCCCCGGGGCTCGAGGTCCTGGGGCCGGCCTTCGCCCCGGTGGCCCGCATCCGGGACGTCTCCCGCGTCCAGTTCATCCTCAAGGCCGCCGACCGGGCAGCGATCGACCGGGCCCTCGACGAGACACTGCCGAAGATCCGCCTGAAAAAGACGGTGACCTTCTCCTACTCGCCCTTCGGCGATCAGGGTCCATGCCCTGAGCCAGGCCGGAGAGAGGAATCCCCGGAAAATTAG
- the pilO gene encoding type 4a pilus biogenesis protein PilO, whose amino-acid sequence MKNWPWYGHLVFAVFIFALAFMFYFKPQDAKLRALKADRVKVEQEVQNLKQKKRELDKIEADIAAMTAKLKTLEVNIPQRKEIADILRQIQALAYDSRLDVLRFAPGQEVAKDFYAEWPIPIQVSGNYHNLGLFFDKLSKFARVFTIDNFSIKSLSRQTDLNTISANWTAKTYFFAEPAAAAAPAKKQQARPKR is encoded by the coding sequence ATGAAAAACTGGCCCTGGTACGGACACCTCGTCTTCGCCGTCTTCATCTTCGCCCTGGCCTTCATGTTCTACTTCAAGCCCCAGGACGCCAAGCTCAGGGCCCTGAAGGCCGACCGGGTCAAGGTCGAGCAGGAGGTCCAGAACCTGAAGCAGAAGAAGCGCGAGCTGGACAAGATCGAGGCCGACATCGCCGCCATGACGGCCAAGCTCAAGACCCTAGAGGTCAACATCCCCCAGAGGAAAGAGATCGCGGACATCCTGCGGCAGATCCAGGCCCTGGCCTATGATTCCCGGCTGGACGTTCTCCGCTTCGCCCCGGGCCAGGAGGTCGCCAAGGACTTCTACGCCGAGTGGCCCATCCCCATCCAGGTCTCCGGGAACTACCATAACCTCGGGCTCTTCTTCGACAAGCTCAGCAAGTTCGCCCGGGTCTTCACCATCGACAACTTCAGCATCAAGTCCCTGAGCCGGCAGACCGATCTGAACACGATCTCCGCCAACTGGACGGCCAAGACCTACTTCTTCGCCGAGCCGGCGGCGGCCGCGGCGCCGGCCAAAAAACAGCAAGCGAGGCCCAAACGATGA
- the pilM gene encoding type IV pilus assembly protein PilM — translation MFGLSREKSVVGLDIGSYAVKAVELRSRKKGGEEAYDLVKIGYEPLPHDAIVEGTIIDSSAVVETIRLVFEENKISTKDVAISISGNSVIIKKISLPVMEKQELAESIIWEAKHNIPYPYEETNVDYAILKPSRSTDEKNLDILLVAAKKDKIANYSNVIAQARKNLQSIEVDVFALQNVLEISYPESFSGKTIALINIGANITNVVIVERGTPQLFRDLSLGGFFFTENIRKELSISFEEAEKLLKGIPGKAAAPDQFTALLQMNVRDLLDEIEKTFSFYEASEKRERKIEQIILSGGLANVQNMVSAFETKFRIKTEILNPFSNIRVDDKKFDAVYFTDMAPIFGVAVGLATRKVEK, via the coding sequence ATGTTCGGACTCTCTCGGGAAAAAAGCGTGGTCGGGCTGGATATTGGATCCTACGCCGTCAAGGCCGTCGAGCTCCGCTCCCGGAAGAAGGGCGGCGAGGAGGCCTACGACCTCGTCAAGATCGGCTACGAGCCGCTGCCCCATGACGCCATCGTCGAGGGCACGATCATCGACTCCTCCGCGGTCGTCGAGACCATCCGCCTCGTCTTCGAGGAGAACAAGATCTCGACCAAGGACGTGGCCATCTCCATCTCCGGCAACTCGGTCATCATCAAGAAGATCTCCCTCCCGGTCATGGAGAAGCAGGAGCTGGCCGAAAGCATCATCTGGGAGGCCAAGCACAACATTCCCTACCCCTACGAGGAGACGAACGTCGACTACGCCATCCTCAAGCCGTCGCGATCGACGGACGAGAAGAACCTCGACATCCTGCTCGTCGCCGCCAAGAAGGACAAGATAGCCAACTACAGCAACGTCATCGCCCAGGCCCGCAAGAACCTGCAAAGCATCGAGGTCGACGTCTTCGCCCTGCAGAACGTCCTCGAGATCTCCTACCCGGAGAGCTTCTCCGGCAAGACGATCGCCCTGATCAACATCGGGGCCAACATCACCAACGTCGTCATCGTCGAGCGCGGCACGCCGCAGCTGTTCCGCGACCTGTCCCTCGGCGGCTTCTTCTTCACCGAGAACATCCGCAAGGAGCTCAGCATTTCCTTCGAGGAGGCCGAGAAGCTCCTCAAGGGCATCCCCGGCAAGGCCGCGGCCCCGGACCAGTTCACGGCGCTCCTCCAGATGAACGTCCGGGACCTCCTTGACGAGATCGAGAAGACCTTCTCGTTCTACGAGGCCTCGGAGAAGCGGGAGCGGAAGATCGAGCAGATCATCCTCAGCGGCGGGCTGGCCAATGTCCAGAACATGGTCAGCGCCTTCGAGACCAAGTTCCGGATCAAGACGGAGATCCTCAATCCCTTCAGCAATATCCGGGTCGATGACAAGAAGTTCGACGCGGTCTACTTCACGGACATGGCGCCGATCTTCGGCGTCGCCGTCGGCTTGGCAACCCGAAAGGTGGAGAAGTAA
- a CDS encoding PilN domain-containing protein translates to MIRINLLKPETRDKEPIVAPGAVEEGGRGGRKGPNVGNLIFLALVIALGAFYFFQKKAMDQERALLASARQEKAKLAYVEDALKKQQAAREALDKKITLIESLNAQRDMAPRLLDEFSRRLPDWVWLTEVVYDAKGISLKGRALSNNLIADYITNLEASPQVMNVNLVASTQRTVQGDQYLEFQLRAMVERKPEPVPPPPGPAEPAAKKGVKK, encoded by the coding sequence ATGATACGGATCAATCTCCTCAAGCCGGAAACCAGGGACAAGGAACCGATCGTCGCCCCGGGCGCCGTCGAGGAAGGCGGCCGGGGGGGCAGGAAGGGGCCGAACGTCGGCAACCTCATCTTCCTCGCCCTCGTCATCGCCCTTGGAGCGTTCTACTTCTTCCAGAAGAAGGCCATGGACCAGGAGCGGGCGCTGCTGGCCTCGGCCCGGCAGGAGAAGGCCAAGCTCGCCTACGTCGAGGACGCGCTGAAGAAGCAGCAGGCGGCCCGGGAAGCCCTGGACAAGAAGATCACCCTCATCGAGAGCCTCAACGCCCAGCGCGACATGGCCCCCCGCCTCCTGGACGAATTCAGCCGACGGCTCCCCGATTGGGTCTGGCTGACCGAGGTCGTCTATGACGCCAAGGGCATCTCTCTCAAGGGCCGGGCCCTGTCCAACAACCTGATCGCCGACTACATCACCAACCTCGAAGCCAGCCCCCAGGTCATGAACGTCAACCTCGTCGCCTCGACGCAGAGGACCGTCCAGGGCGACCAGTACCTGGAGTTCCAGCTGCGGGCCATGGTCGAAAGGAAGCCGGAGCCCGTCCCGCCGCCGCCCGGCCCGGCCGAGCCGGCCGCCAAGAAAGGGGTGAAGAAATGA
- a CDS encoding protein-L-isoaspartate(D-aspartate) O-methyltransferase produces MALGLLLAAAGAGSPAQTEADFAARRKAMVMLQIAARGVRDSRVLAAMAEIPRHLFVPAEAAGQAYEDHPVPIGAGQTISQPYVVAFMTECLKLRGREKVLEVGTGSGYQAAVLGRLAASVFTIEIEAGLARRAAALLGRLGFANVHVRAGDGFFGWPEEAPFDAVMVTAAAPEVPPALFAQLAEGGRLIIPLGDPAAFQRLTVITKHAGRPRVERVLDVRFVPMTGEILKRK; encoded by the coding sequence ATGGCCCTGGGCCTGCTCCTGGCCGCCGCGGGCGCCGGCAGCCCGGCGCAGACCGAGGCGGACTTCGCCGCCAGGCGGAAGGCCATGGTCATGCTCCAGATCGCGGCCCGGGGCGTCCGCGACTCCCGCGTCCTCGCGGCCATGGCCGAGATCCCCCGCCACCTCTTCGTCCCGGCGGAAGCCGCCGGCCAGGCCTATGAGGACCATCCCGTGCCGATCGGGGCAGGGCAGACCATCTCCCAGCCCTACGTCGTCGCCTTCATGACCGAGTGCCTGAAGCTCCGGGGGCGGGAGAAGGTGCTCGAGGTCGGCACGGGGTCCGGGTACCAGGCGGCCGTGCTCGGACGCCTGGCCGCGAGCGTCTTCACCATCGAGATCGAGGCCGGGCTGGCCCGGCGGGCCGCCGCCCTCCTCGGGCGTCTCGGCTTCGCCAACGTCCACGTCCGGGCCGGGGACGGCTTCTTCGGCTGGCCCGAGGAGGCCCCCTTCGACGCGGTGATGGTCACGGCCGCCGCGCCGGAGGTCCCGCCGGCCCTGTTCGCCCAGCTGGCGGAGGGAGGCCGCCTGATCATCCCGCTCGGCGACCCTGCGGCGTTCCAGCGCCTGACCGTGATCACGAAACACGCCGGCCGGCCCCGCGTCGAGCGCGTCCTCGACGTCCGCTTCGTCCCCATGACCGGGGAGATCCTCAAAAGGAAATGA
- the coaD gene encoding pantetheine-phosphate adenylyltransferase, protein MPEKNAIYPGSFDPITNGHVDIIERGLKIFDRVVVAVLKNPKKHPLFTTKERVKMIQEIFASRPEVEVRAFDGLLVDFARDQGTTVVIRGLRALSDFEYEFQMALMNRSLAPDIETFFMMPSVDYTFLSSSVVQEVAGLGGSVEGLVPGSVVRKLRDKLRRSKKVQIP, encoded by the coding sequence ATGCCGGAAAAGAATGCCATCTACCCCGGATCGTTCGACCCCATCACCAACGGCCATGTGGACATAATCGAGCGCGGGCTCAAGATCTTCGACCGGGTGGTCGTGGCCGTCCTGAAAAACCCCAAAAAGCACCCTCTCTTTACGACTAAAGAGAGGGTAAAAATGATCCAAGAGATCTTTGCTTCGAGGCCGGAGGTCGAGGTCCGGGCTTTCGACGGCCTGCTCGTCGATTTCGCCCGGGACCAGGGGACGACCGTGGTCATCCGGGGCCTGCGGGCCCTCTCGGACTTCGAATACGAATTCCAGATGGCCCTGATGAACCGGAGCCTGGCCCCGGACATTGAGACGTTCTTCATGATGCCGAGCGTCGATTATACGTTCCTCAGCTCGAGCGTGGTCCAGGAGGTCGCCGGCCTAGGCGGCTCGGTCGAGGGCCTCGTTCCCGGGTCCGTGGTCCGGAAGCTCCGGGACAAGTTGCGCAGGTCGAAAAAGGTCCAAATCCCATAA